A single window of Mycobacterium sp. ITM-2016-00318 DNA harbors:
- a CDS encoding DUF2613 domain-containing protein, translating into MDRFLVPAAASIVVGLLLGAAAIFGITLMVQQDTKPPVQAGDPASAVLNRVEYGDRS; encoded by the coding sequence ATGGACCGGTTTCTGGTGCCCGCTGCGGCAAGCATCGTTGTCGGCCTTCTGCTGGGCGCGGCCGCCATCTTCGGCATCACGCTGATGGTGCAGCAGGACACCAAGCCGCCGGTACAGGCAGGCGATCCGGCGTCAGCCGTGCTGAACCGTGTCGAGTACGGCGACCGCAGCTAG
- a CDS encoding amidohydrolase family protein, with translation MEVGEVPDVFSGVEDQVPAALADHIRGIQLVDHHVHGAFSKPVDRADFEASINEGSTDPVPDFMTMFDSPLGLAIRRWCAPVLGLPPHASADDYWARRSELGPDELTTAMLTQAGVARWVVDTGFKGDLLTTPDQMTERSGTPASSILRLERLTEDLLEAGTDPIDFPDAFRSALQRAADSPDVVGTKTIVAYRTGFDIDWSRPTDMTVVDSATAIRARGNDLRVDSPVLIAFGVHAAAEHGLPLQVHVGFGDRDLDLNRTDPLLLLPLLRTMAPVPVLLLHCYPFHRNAGYLAQAFDNVNFDVGLAINYLGSRSTSLVAEALDTAPFAKQLYSSDAFGPPELHLLGAVLWRRAMGLVLGEWVRTGDCGEQDAIAIVDMIGVHNAERVYSL, from the coding sequence ATGGAGGTTGGTGAGGTGCCAGACGTCTTCTCCGGCGTCGAAGACCAGGTGCCCGCAGCGCTCGCCGACCACATCCGCGGCATTCAACTCGTCGATCACCACGTGCATGGCGCCTTCTCCAAGCCCGTCGACAGGGCCGACTTCGAAGCGTCGATCAACGAGGGGTCCACCGACCCTGTTCCCGACTTCATGACGATGTTCGATTCACCGCTCGGGTTGGCGATCCGGCGTTGGTGTGCACCTGTTCTCGGGCTGCCCCCGCATGCGTCCGCCGACGACTACTGGGCGCGACGCAGCGAGCTCGGGCCCGACGAGTTGACCACCGCGATGCTCACGCAGGCTGGTGTCGCGCGCTGGGTGGTCGACACCGGATTCAAGGGCGACCTGCTCACCACCCCGGACCAGATGACCGAGCGCAGCGGCACGCCCGCCTCGTCGATCCTCCGGCTCGAGCGGCTCACCGAAGACCTGCTGGAGGCCGGGACCGACCCCATCGACTTCCCCGACGCGTTCCGGTCGGCGCTGCAGCGGGCGGCCGACTCGCCCGACGTCGTAGGCACCAAGACGATCGTGGCCTACCGGACCGGCTTCGACATCGACTGGTCGCGCCCGACCGACATGACGGTCGTCGACAGCGCCACCGCAATCCGCGCGCGGGGCAACGATTTACGGGTCGACAGCCCGGTGCTGATCGCCTTCGGTGTGCACGCCGCCGCCGAACACGGGCTGCCGCTGCAGGTGCACGTGGGATTCGGCGACCGGGATCTGGACCTGAACCGGACCGACCCGCTGCTGCTGCTCCCGCTGCTGCGCACCATGGCGCCGGTGCCGGTGCTGCTGCTGCACTGCTACCCGTTCCACCGCAACGCCGGCTACCTCGCCCAGGCCTTCGACAACGTGAATTTCGATGTGGGGCTTGCCATCAACTATCTCGGCAGCCGATCGACCTCACTGGTCGCCGAGGCTCTTGACACCGCACCGTTCGCCAAACAGCTGTACAGCTCGGACGCGTTCGGACCGCCGGAACTACACCTGCTCGGCGCGGTGCTGTGGCGCCGGGCCATGGGGCTCGTCCTCGGCGAGTGGGTCCGCACCGGCGACTGCGGCGAACAGGACGCGATCGCGATCGTCGACATGATCGGCGTGCACAACGCCGAACGCGTCTACTCGCTATGA
- a CDS encoding glycoside hydrolase family 3 N-terminal domain-containing protein: MALPRVIGVLAATTGLLLACSTTTEKPDASPQSNTSQDSPLPAAPAPPACGDVLASMSVRDKLAQLLMVGVTGADDARAVVDNHHVGGIMIGSWTDLSMMGAPLAGIADSANPLPLAVSVDEEGGRVSRLAGLIGPQPSPRVLAQTMTPDQVRGIAFQRGQAMRGLGVTIDFAPVVDVTTETDEEVIGDRSFGSDPQQVIEYAGAYAQGLRDAGVLPVLKHFPGHGHASGDSHEGGVVTPPLDELKTDDLIPYATLTTQAPVAVMVGHMQVPGLTGTDPATLSPAAYGLLRSGGYGGPGFGGLVYSDDLSSMGAINQRYGVADAVLRALQAGADVALWVTTDEVPAVLDRLEKALSAGELSQARVDDSVLKVATQKGPNPKC; this comes from the coding sequence ATGGCCCTGCCCCGTGTAATCGGTGTTCTCGCGGCGACGACCGGCTTGCTGCTGGCGTGCTCGACCACCACCGAAAAGCCCGACGCGTCGCCCCAGTCCAACACCTCGCAGGACAGCCCGCTGCCCGCCGCGCCCGCACCACCGGCCTGCGGTGATGTGCTCGCTTCCATGTCGGTTCGCGACAAACTGGCCCAGCTGCTGATGGTCGGCGTCACCGGCGCCGACGACGCGCGCGCCGTCGTCGACAACCACCACGTCGGCGGCATCATGATCGGCAGCTGGACCGACCTGTCGATGATGGGTGCCCCGCTCGCCGGCATCGCCGACTCGGCGAACCCGCTGCCGCTGGCCGTCAGCGTCGACGAGGAGGGCGGCCGGGTGTCGCGCCTCGCCGGCCTGATCGGCCCCCAGCCGTCGCCGCGGGTGCTCGCACAGACCATGACGCCGGACCAGGTCCGCGGTATCGCGTTCCAGCGCGGCCAGGCCATGCGCGGGCTCGGGGTGACGATCGACTTCGCCCCTGTCGTCGACGTCACGACCGAGACCGATGAAGAGGTGATCGGCGACCGCTCGTTCGGCTCGGATCCGCAGCAGGTGATCGAGTATGCGGGCGCCTACGCCCAGGGATTGCGCGACGCCGGTGTGCTGCCGGTGCTCAAGCACTTCCCCGGGCACGGCCACGCGTCGGGCGACTCGCACGAGGGCGGCGTCGTCACCCCGCCGCTCGATGAGCTCAAAACCGACGACCTGATCCCGTATGCGACGTTGACCACCCAGGCGCCGGTCGCCGTCATGGTCGGCCACATGCAGGTGCCCGGCCTGACCGGCACCGACCCCGCCACCCTCAGCCCGGCCGCGTACGGCCTGCTGCGATCCGGCGGCTACGGCGGACCCGGCTTCGGCGGCCTCGTCTACAGCGACGACCTGTCCAGCATGGGCGCGATCAACCAGCGCTACGGCGTCGCCGACGCGGTGCTGCGCGCACTGCAGGCGGGCGCCGACGTCGCGCTGTGGGTCACCACCGACGAGGTGCCCGCGGTGCTGGACCGGCTGGAGAAGGCGCTGTCGGCGGGCGAGCTGTCGCAGGCCCGCGTCGACGACTCGGTGCTCAAGGTGGCCACCCAGAAGGGGCCTAACCCGAAGTGCTGA
- a CDS encoding aminotransferase class I/II-fold pyridoxal phosphate-dependent enzyme, producing the protein MTHAAAPLFDALRRFVERDQAPFYSPGHKGGRTLDAWFREHIAAIDLNNLPDTDTLHCPAGPILAAERLIADAWGVPESFILVQGSTSGNIAVALSALRADQPVLVARNAHKSVLAGLVAVGARPVWLAPRWDDEFGVAHGLDTATVQRAFAETAAEALWTLHPTYYGTTGDIVALAELCRRHGAKLLVDGAHSPHFAFHSDLPTPAERAGAAATVQSVHKILSGLSQAAVVHVDTAIIESAAVRRGLQLIQTTSPHFAIMASIDLARRQMMLEGRALLDETLARTRRTAERVEAVDGLTVLRPRHLTGAGTGLHQLDETKLLVGTSGLAADARDIVRRLNEVHGVQPELAGTGHVLCIVTIGNTDEDMDRLVDGFTEVAAHVGPARHSAPRALTADVLAARPEMVLTPRQAFFAADEAVPLRQASKRIASEAITPYPPGIPLVMPGERLDDDVIGLLAALRDAGNPISASDPTMGVVRAVR; encoded by the coding sequence ATGACCCACGCTGCCGCACCGCTCTTCGACGCGCTGAGACGGTTCGTCGAGCGGGACCAGGCGCCGTTCTACAGCCCGGGCCACAAGGGCGGCCGGACGCTCGACGCGTGGTTTCGGGAGCACATCGCCGCGATCGACCTGAACAACCTGCCCGACACCGACACCCTGCACTGCCCGGCGGGCCCGATCCTTGCAGCGGAACGCCTGATCGCCGACGCGTGGGGTGTGCCCGAAAGCTTCATCCTGGTGCAGGGATCGACGTCCGGGAACATCGCCGTCGCGCTGTCGGCGCTGCGGGCCGACCAGCCGGTGCTCGTCGCCAGGAACGCGCACAAGTCGGTGCTTGCGGGCCTCGTGGCTGTCGGTGCGAGACCGGTGTGGCTGGCACCGCGCTGGGACGACGAGTTCGGGGTGGCACACGGCCTCGACACGGCGACCGTGCAACGCGCCTTCGCCGAGACCGCCGCCGAAGCGCTGTGGACTCTGCACCCGACGTACTACGGGACCACGGGCGACATCGTCGCGCTCGCCGAGCTGTGCCGCCGTCACGGCGCCAAGCTCCTTGTCGACGGCGCACATTCGCCGCATTTCGCATTCCACTCCGACCTGCCCACACCCGCTGAGAGGGCGGGTGCGGCGGCGACGGTGCAATCGGTGCACAAGATCTTGTCGGGCCTCAGCCAGGCCGCCGTCGTGCACGTCGACACCGCGATCATCGAATCCGCCGCCGTGCGGCGCGGCCTGCAGCTGATCCAGACCACCAGCCCGCACTTCGCAATCATGGCCTCGATCGACCTGGCCCGTCGACAGATGATGCTCGAGGGCCGGGCACTCCTCGATGAGACACTGGCGCGGACCAGGCGGACCGCGGAGCGGGTGGAGGCCGTCGACGGTCTCACTGTGCTGCGACCGCGGCATCTCACGGGCGCAGGCACCGGACTGCACCAGCTCGACGAGACCAAACTGCTGGTCGGCACTTCGGGTCTGGCCGCCGACGCACGAGACATCGTCCGGCGTCTCAACGAGGTCCACGGCGTGCAACCGGAACTCGCGGGCACGGGACATGTGCTGTGCATCGTAACGATCGGCAACACCGACGAGGACATGGACCGGTTGGTCGACGGCTTCACCGAAGTCGCCGCGCACGTCGGGCCGGCTAGGCACAGCGCACCGCGCGCTCTGACCGCCGACGTGCTCGCGGCTCGTCCAGAGATGGTGCTGACGCCGCGGCAGGCGTTCTTCGCCGCCGACGAGGCGGTCCCGCTGCGGCAGGCCTCGAAACGCATTGCGTCGGAAGCAATTACGCCCTATCCCCCGGGCATTCCGCTGGTTATGCCCGGCGAGCGGTTGGACGACGACGTCATCGGGCTGCTCGCTGCGCTACGCGATGCGGGCAACCCGATCAGCGCATCGGATCCGACGATGGGAGTCGTGCGGGCCGTGCGGTGA
- a CDS encoding DUF3367 domain-containing protein, translating into MTPVPRRWLWLVAAISLALTFAQSPGKISPDTKLDLTANPLRFLARALNLWNSELPFGQTQNQAYGYLFPHGAFFLLGDVLGLPGWVTQRLWWALLLTIGFWGLLRLAEALGIGSPGSRVIAATAFALSPRVLTTIGAISSETLPMMLAPWVLLPVVLALRGSGDVRVLAARSALALALMGAVNAVATLTGCLPALIWWACHRPNRLWLRFTAWWALCAVLAIAWWVVALVMLGRVSPPFLDFIESSGVTTQWTSLTEVLRGTDSWTPFVAPNATAGATLVTGTVAVLATTLVAAAGLAGLAMRGMPARGRLVTILLIGITLLAAGYAGGLGSPLAHAVQTFLDADGTPLRNVHKLEPLIRLPLVLGLAHLLGRIPLPGAVPRREWLHAFAHPENDKRVAVGMVVLVALAAGSSLAWTGRLTPPGAFDAIPPYWHQTAAWLDEHNTGSPPGRVLVAPGAPFATQTWGSSHDEPLQVLGAGPWGVRDSIPLTPPQTIRALDSVQRLFAAGRPSAGLADTLARQGISYVVVRNDLDPETSRSARPVLVHRAIEDSKGLTKVAEFGAPVGPGTLSGFITDSGLRPKYPAVEIFRVDAVRLGGPYLTDTDAMARVDGGSEALLRLDERRRLSKQPPLGPMVLTADAQRAGLPTPVVTVTDTPLARETDYGRVDDHSSAIRAEGDTRHTFNRVPDYPAGDARTVHGEWTGGRISVSSSAADSTALPNVAPATAPTAAIDSDSSTSWVSNALQSAVGQWMQIDFDHPVTNATLTITPSATAVGAQIRRMEISTVNGTSTLRFDEPGKPITAALPYGETPWVRITAAGTDDGSPGVQFGITDFTVTQYDASGFAHPIELRHTVAVPGPPPDSAAAQWDLGPELLGRSGCADGPDGVHCAAAMALAPEEPVNMSRTLMVPEPISVSSRVWVRPRQGPSLADLIRQPETATATGDSDPIDVLGSVYSATDGDPRTAWTAPQRVVQHRTPPNLTVKLPAAQEVSALRVTPSASTLPAHPRLVAIDLGDGPQVRPLAADAGAQTVKLRPLVTDTVTVSILDWDDVIDRTALGFDQLKPPGLAEVTALDAQGRPIAAADAARNRARTVSLPCGTGPVIAVAGQFVQTRIDTTVGQLLDGEPIAATPCRAGPIALPEGQQELIVSPGAAFVADGVQLTGPLGRQLRSAPTVPVETGAWRPDHREVKVPASRTSRVLVVPESINPGWTARTAEGTTLHPVTVNGWQQGWVVPEGTSGTVTLTFGSNAVYRAGIIGGLALLPILTLLALVPARRPPPVAEPARPWQPNTVLCGLAVLAAGGVIAGFAGVVVFAAALGAGHLLRHRPTLYDAVTVGTSAGGLILAGSVLSQNPWRSVDGYAGHFWVVQLLALISVAALASASCRNSIPREAKSTPQTSE; encoded by the coding sequence CTGACGCCAGTTCCTCGCCGTTGGCTGTGGTTGGTCGCGGCGATTTCGCTGGCCCTCACGTTCGCCCAGTCGCCGGGCAAGATCTCGCCAGACACTAAGCTCGACCTGACCGCCAACCCGCTGCGGTTCCTTGCCCGCGCGCTAAACCTGTGGAACAGCGAGCTGCCGTTCGGCCAGACCCAGAACCAGGCCTACGGCTACCTGTTCCCGCACGGCGCGTTCTTCCTTCTCGGCGACGTGCTCGGCCTGCCCGGCTGGGTCACCCAGCGGCTGTGGTGGGCGTTGCTGCTCACCATCGGGTTCTGGGGACTGCTGCGGCTGGCCGAAGCGCTCGGCATCGGATCGCCCGGTTCGCGTGTCATCGCGGCCACCGCCTTCGCGCTGTCGCCGCGCGTGCTGACGACGATCGGCGCGATCTCGTCGGAGACGCTGCCGATGATGCTGGCGCCGTGGGTGCTGCTGCCGGTGGTGCTGGCGCTGCGCGGTTCAGGTGACGTACGGGTGCTCGCCGCGCGGTCGGCGTTGGCGCTCGCGCTCATGGGTGCGGTCAACGCGGTCGCGACGCTGACCGGCTGCCTGCCGGCGCTCATCTGGTGGGCCTGTCACCGGCCGAACCGGCTGTGGCTGCGGTTCACCGCGTGGTGGGCGCTGTGTGCGGTACTGGCCATCGCATGGTGGGTGGTGGCACTCGTCATGCTCGGCCGGGTCAGCCCGCCATTCCTCGACTTCATCGAATCCTCCGGTGTCACAACGCAATGGACCTCGCTGACCGAGGTGCTGCGCGGCACCGACAGCTGGACGCCGTTCGTGGCGCCGAACGCCACCGCCGGGGCGACGCTGGTCACCGGGACCGTCGCGGTACTGGCCACCACGCTTGTGGCCGCCGCGGGACTGGCGGGGCTCGCGATGCGCGGGATGCCTGCCCGCGGTCGGTTGGTGACGATCCTGCTGATCGGCATCACGCTGCTGGCGGCCGGATATGCGGGCGGCCTCGGATCGCCTCTTGCACATGCGGTTCAGACGTTCCTCGACGCCGACGGCACCCCGCTGCGCAACGTGCACAAGCTCGAACCGCTGATCCGGCTGCCACTGGTACTCGGCCTTGCGCACCTGCTCGGCCGCATCCCGCTGCCAGGAGCTGTGCCGCGACGCGAATGGCTGCACGCCTTCGCGCACCCGGAGAACGACAAGCGGGTGGCGGTCGGCATGGTGGTGCTCGTCGCGCTGGCCGCGGGCAGTTCACTGGCGTGGACGGGACGGCTGACACCACCTGGCGCGTTCGACGCGATCCCGCCCTACTGGCACCAGACGGCGGCCTGGCTCGACGAGCACAACACCGGGTCGCCGCCGGGTCGCGTGCTGGTGGCGCCGGGTGCGCCGTTCGCGACGCAGACGTGGGGGTCCAGCCACGATGAACCGCTGCAGGTGCTTGGCGCCGGCCCGTGGGGTGTGCGCGACTCGATTCCGCTGACACCGCCGCAGACCATCCGCGCGCTCGACTCGGTGCAGCGGTTGTTCGCAGCGGGCCGACCGTCGGCCGGACTGGCGGACACCCTCGCCCGACAGGGGATCTCGTATGTCGTCGTGCGAAACGACCTCGACCCGGAGACGTCGCGGTCGGCGCGGCCCGTGCTGGTGCACCGCGCGATCGAGGACTCGAAGGGGCTGACGAAGGTCGCCGAGTTCGGTGCACCGGTCGGCCCTGGCACGCTCTCCGGCTTCATCACCGACAGCGGGCTGCGGCCCAAGTACCCGGCCGTCGAGATCTTTCGTGTCGATGCAGTACGGCTCGGTGGTCCGTATCTCACCGACACCGACGCGATGGCCCGCGTCGACGGCGGTTCCGAGGCGCTGCTGCGCCTCGACGAGCGCCGCAGGCTGAGCAAGCAGCCGCCGCTCGGGCCGATGGTGCTGACCGCCGACGCCCAGCGCGCCGGGCTGCCGACCCCCGTCGTCACCGTCACCGACACCCCACTCGCCCGCGAGACCGACTACGGCCGCGTCGACGACCACTCGTCGGCGATCCGCGCGGAGGGCGACACCCGGCACACGTTCAACCGCGTGCCGGACTATCCCGCGGGTGATGCCCGTACGGTGCACGGCGAGTGGACCGGCGGCCGTATCTCGGTATCGAGCTCCGCGGCGGACTCGACCGCACTGCCCAACGTCGCACCCGCGACCGCCCCGACAGCGGCCATCGACAGCGACTCGTCGACGAGCTGGGTGTCCAACGCGCTGCAGTCCGCCGTCGGGCAGTGGATGCAAATCGATTTCGACCATCCGGTCACGAACGCCACCCTCACCATCACGCCGAGCGCGACGGCCGTCGGCGCCCAGATTCGCCGTATGGAGATCTCCACCGTCAACGGCACCAGTACGCTGCGCTTCGACGAGCCGGGCAAGCCGATCACCGCGGCGCTGCCCTATGGCGAGACCCCATGGGTCCGCATCACCGCCGCAGGCACCGACGACGGGTCGCCCGGCGTCCAGTTCGGCATCACCGACTTCACGGTCACGCAGTACGACGCGTCTGGCTTCGCCCATCCGATCGAGCTGCGCCATACGGTCGCGGTGCCCGGTCCGCCACCGGACTCCGCTGCCGCGCAATGGGATCTTGGTCCCGAGTTGCTCGGCCGCTCCGGCTGCGCCGACGGGCCCGACGGTGTGCACTGTGCGGCGGCGATGGCGTTGGCGCCCGAGGAGCCGGTGAACATGAGCCGGACATTGATGGTGCCGGAGCCGATCTCGGTGAGCTCGAGGGTGTGGGTGCGGCCGCGCCAGGGCCCCAGCCTCGCCGACCTGATCCGGCAGCCGGAGACCGCGACGGCCACCGGAGACTCCGACCCGATCGACGTACTCGGCTCCGTCTACTCCGCGACCGACGGCGACCCTCGCACAGCGTGGACGGCGCCGCAGCGCGTGGTGCAGCACCGCACACCGCCCAACCTGACGGTGAAACTGCCTGCCGCGCAAGAGGTGAGCGCCCTGCGGGTGACACCGAGCGCGTCGACGCTGCCTGCGCATCCCCGGTTGGTCGCGATCGACCTCGGCGACGGCCCGCAGGTGCGTCCGTTGGCCGCCGATGCGGGCGCGCAGACGGTGAAGCTGCGACCGCTGGTCACCGACACGGTCACGGTGTCCATCCTCGACTGGGACGACGTCATCGACCGGACGGCTCTCGGCTTCGACCAACTCAAGCCGCCGGGGCTGGCCGAGGTGACCGCACTCGACGCGCAGGGCCGTCCGATCGCCGCCGCCGACGCCGCGCGCAACAGAGCGCGGACGGTGTCACTGCCGTGCGGCACGGGCCCGGTCATCGCCGTCGCAGGACAGTTCGTGCAGACCAGGATCGACACGACAGTAGGTCAGCTGCTCGACGGCGAGCCCATCGCGGCAACGCCGTGCCGGGCCGGACCGATAGCCTTGCCCGAGGGTCAGCAGGAGTTGATCGTCAGCCCCGGTGCGGCCTTCGTTGCCGACGGCGTGCAACTGACCGGACCGTTGGGCCGTCAATTGCGCAGCGCGCCAACGGTTCCGGTGGAGACAGGCGCCTGGAGACCTGACCACCGCGAGGTGAAGGTCCCCGCGTCGCGAACATCCCGCGTCCTCGTGGTGCCCGAGAGCATCAACCCGGGGTGGACCGCGCGCACCGCCGAAGGCACGACGTTGCACCCGGTGACCGTCAACGGCTGGCAGCAGGGCTGGGTGGTGCCAGAGGGCACGTCGGGGACCGTGACTCTGACGTTCGGCTCCAACGCCGTCTACCGCGCAGGAATCATCGGCGGCCTGGCGCTGCTGCCGATCCTCACGCTGCTGGCCTTGGTACCCGCGCGGCGTCCACCGCCAGTGGCCGAGCCGGCCCGGCCCTGGCAACCCAACACAGTTCTCTGCGGCCTGGCGGTGCTGGCCGCTGGCGGGGTGATCGCCGGTTTCGCGGGCGTCGTCGTGTTCGCCGCGGCCCTCGGTGCCGGTCACCTCCTTCGCCATCGGCCGACGCTGTACGACGCCGTAACGGTGGGCACGAGTGCGGGCGGGCTGATCCTGGCAGGATCGGTGCTGTCGCAGAACCCGTGGCGTTCGGTTGACGGGTACGCCGGACACTTCTGGGTTGTCCAACTGCTGGCGCTGATCTCGGTCGCCGCCCTAGCATCGGCGTCGTGCCGCAACTCAATACCGCGCGAGGCGAAATCGACACCGCAGACCTCGGAGTGA
- a CDS encoding aspartate aminotransferase family protein gives MSTLYERDEAAIAGIEKLRFFPLEVVSGYGSTLVDPDGRELLDLSATWTASGLGHGHPAVAEAVSRAVRTAPGAGGLSAVHPDSVGLAEDLLALVPGSGERRVYLGHAGSDANDVAIRACRHATGKRTVLAFEHSYHGGVGVAMGVSGVHVDAGAPPDADAVFLPYPNPFRPSGAGIDADVAQCLDLAEKHLVTGSAACLIVEPILSDGGLVVPPDGFLARLHDLCRANGVPMICDEVKMGLGRPGTLHAFEHDGVVPDIVTFGKVLGGGLPLSAAVGPAAILDEPPAAALLTTAGNPVCTAAGRAVLATIVADKLADHAAKVGAALADALRGLAGSPGTDRIGEVRGRGLAIGLELVDPQTGDRDPRFAAQVVYRAWELGAVVFYVGGNVLEITPPLVLTEDEAGRAAAILGDAIADAAAGKVDAEEVARYGGW, from the coding sequence GTGAGCACCCTCTACGAGCGCGACGAAGCCGCCATCGCAGGCATAGAGAAGCTGCGGTTCTTCCCGCTCGAGGTGGTGTCGGGGTACGGCTCGACCCTGGTCGATCCGGACGGCCGCGAACTGCTCGACCTGTCGGCCACCTGGACGGCAAGCGGGCTTGGCCACGGCCACCCGGCCGTCGCAGAAGCGGTCAGCAGGGCGGTGCGCACGGCCCCAGGCGCAGGCGGACTCTCGGCGGTGCATCCGGATTCTGTCGGGCTCGCCGAGGATCTGCTTGCGCTGGTGCCGGGAAGCGGAGAGCGCCGGGTCTATCTGGGGCATGCCGGTTCTGACGCCAACGACGTCGCCATTCGGGCCTGCAGGCACGCAACGGGCAAGCGCACCGTGCTCGCGTTCGAGCACAGCTACCACGGCGGCGTCGGCGTGGCCATGGGCGTCTCCGGCGTGCACGTCGACGCCGGAGCACCGCCCGACGCCGACGCGGTCTTTCTGCCGTATCCCAATCCGTTTCGGCCGTCGGGGGCCGGCATCGACGCCGATGTCGCCCAGTGCCTCGATCTGGCCGAGAAACACCTGGTGACAGGATCGGCCGCCTGCCTGATCGTCGAGCCGATCCTGTCCGACGGCGGGCTCGTGGTGCCGCCCGACGGCTTTCTGGCCCGACTGCACGACCTCTGCCGCGCCAACGGCGTTCCGATGATCTGCGACGAGGTCAAGATGGGCCTCGGCCGCCCAGGCACGCTGCACGCCTTCGAACACGACGGCGTGGTGCCCGACATCGTCACCTTCGGCAAGGTGCTCGGCGGCGGGCTTCCGCTGTCAGCGGCCGTCGGCCCGGCGGCGATACTCGACGAACCGCCCGCCGCCGCGCTGCTGACCACCGCGGGCAACCCGGTGTGCACCGCGGCCGGACGCGCGGTGCTCGCCACCATCGTCGCCGACAAGCTCGCCGACCATGCCGCGAAAGTCGGCGCGGCCCTTGCCGATGCCCTCCGCGGGCTGGCCGGGTCGCCCGGTACTGACCGCATCGGCGAAGTGCGCGGACGCGGCCTGGCGATCGGGCTCGAACTCGTCGACCCGCAGACCGGCGACCGCGATCCGCGTTTCGCGGCGCAGGTCGTCTACCGTGCGTGGGAGTTGGGAGCGGTCGTCTTCTACGTCGGCGGAAACGTCCTGGAGATCACGCCGCCGCTGGTGTTGACCGAGGACGAGGCGGGCCGGGCGGCCGCCATCCTCGGCGATGCCATCGCCGACGCCGCAGCGGGAAAGGTCGACGCCGAGGAGGTTGCACGTTATGGAGGTTGGTGA